The segment ATATGGCCGGCGCTTGAGATATCCCATCGGCCTGGCCAGGAATCCTTGCAATCGGCACGACGTTGAAGAAGCAATTCTTGTGTGCTTTCGGAGTAAATCCACACGTGAACTGCTCTGTGGTAATCTCCATCTCTATGAACTTCTCCTCtaaatttccaaaaaataaaaataacaaaaaaaaaaagaagaagaatcacaatttctttttctcagcaaccaaacaacaaagaaagtaaaggtcaaaaagaaaaggaaaattaaaaaaaaattgctctgTTTTAATTTTGAGTGCTATAAACGACGTCGCACAGGAGCGTAACTAGAGGCATTAATTAGGTGTTTAATCAAAACATACGTAACAATAAGATGATTGATTAAGAGATagagagaggaggaagagagaTTGGTGATTGCCTGGGCTTCGAAATGCCGGTTTTTTGACCGGTTTTGTTGAGAACGTCGAGGCGCTCTTCTTCCACGACTACAGCTGAtgatgcagcagcagcagcgtcTTCCATTTTTCCTTTACTCTTTTTGTTTATGTAAGGCCTCAAAATGAATAACAACAGCTGGCCATGAGAGGTTTTGGTGTCGGGTTGAATGGGAAAACTATGGAGAGggatttgtgttttttgtgtACAAGAAGCTCTGTATTGGATGAATAAGAGCTCTGTTTTTGGTTCCTCCTGGTTGATGAAGGCTCCCCATTTCTTGCCTTTGttcatctcttttttattgtaGAGCAAAGGTTGGAATTAACGTAGTTTAGCATAATTTCTAGGACTTGATTCTTGGAGACTTGATTGAAGATGTGGGCTGCAATTATGAGATTGCAATCTCTGGCTTAATTGCTTAAGATCTTCTGGAGATCGCAATCTCTGGCTTAATTATATTGCTTGGGATTGcaatgaaaaatctaaaattaatcgttggattttagggtttaattggactaaaaatgaatcaattaaaaataattggatTCAAATTTAGTTAACTTAGACTAAATTGAATCAAACTAATTTAATTAGACTGGTATGATTGAaatgaattgaaataaaattccGGACAAACATTCTTTATTCTCATTAGTCCTTGGGTTTGGAAATAAATGCATCACAACTAGTGGATCATCAAAGCCCACTTGTAACATCAATAAATAATGGCTAACAGTcacaactttttaaataaaagtctACATGGAGGAGTAATTATGAGGTAATTGGAattaatcaatctaatatttatttttttaaaagtgacaAAAAGctataaatgatgaaattgatgtcattgaaaaaacaacatataaaaGTTGACGGAGcttccaaaaaaaacaaaaaacattggTGTAAAATGGATGCCGAGATATGATTAAAGGAAAATACTTCATTGTTAAATTGAGTTTGAGGGATTAATAGATAAAATCCTAGATAATGTAGAAATACATACTcgataaaaaaagatttgtgtTAGTAACTGCCAGAAATGGTAAAAACAAGGTCGTAATTACCTGTGCCGTTTGTGAATAGCTGTGAAGATAACACTTCAAAACCATAGATGAAAACATTTCAAGAGTATTAGGGGTGAATTGATCACACTTCTTAgaaacctttcttttctttcttggagAAAAAGTTCCATATTTCCTTTCAACTCTTGGGTTGAGTTCATTGGATTGGTGGGCTGTGATAAGTGCGAAAAAAATACtctttcaaatcaataaattgCAGGGAACTTTCTGGGCACAATACCTAAATAAAAGTCTCTTGTCGCCATCTGATTATGAAAGGCCTCTGCCGTTTGCCTTTTCCCCTTGAAAAGTCGTTGAGCGTTGCAAGCATATACATCCAGTTGAATTTGTGGGGTGAAGTAAATATTTTTGGTGAACtacttgttaatttaattacataattgctacacattataaaataaaataaatattgctaCACCGTtatgattatataaataattagctaggtgactttaaaaataatttgttcaaaAGTAATTAACTACCGTAAGCAATTAGTATTGACCACCAGTAAAACGTTGTGTGCTAAATGATACGAAGGAACAGTttgattattgattaatttctGATAGAAAGTGCATTCCAAGTACTTAATTATCTACTAGATATTCCACATTGTAAGTAacaaaaagttatggccctcaAGAAAGTGGCGACTTTTCTTCTCCTGTTTTCTTCATAGAATCGTCTTCTGAACGTTGTCTTCTCCAGTTCAAGGAAATTCAAGTGGTTCAAAGAGAACAGTTCCAATCATCTTCGTAATGGTTAGACAAAAGTCATCATCACTGATCAATTGATAAACATTTTGGTAGTCAGGCTTGGAGGGTGGAAAGAAACATCCTAACtcttaattttacaaataattGAGTTACAAAAATATGAGTGCATGGCTCCAAAGGCCACCGGTAAATAGAATTTCTTGTTGAATTTGTGAAAAATGATTTGGACACTCAGTTTACTGGTACTCTTCTCTGTCACaatcagtgattttttttcttgaaatatagTTAATCCTAGCTAGTTGAATCAAATAAAGATCATATATAccgctctctctctcattctctaCTTCCATTATTGAGATCAAATAAATGGTTGTCAGTTGTTTGCAACAAATCTACTTTGACCAATTCAATGATTTCAatgattagtttttaaaaaaccaaaaatcaagaaaaaagactTTTTGAggaattttagttttgatatttgaAGATGTCCCAAAATATCAGCACTTATAGCAAGGCATAATTGTACAGAAATTCGTGGAAGCATTAGCATTGCTTTTCCATCTGCAATAGGAAACGAAAACGATTGCTTCATGAATAATTAAATGGTTGTCAgtttttggcaacaaatcaacTTTGACCAATtcaattatttgaataatggccaggattagttttttaaaaaccaaaaatcaagaaaaaagactttttaaagaattttagtGGTAAGGATTTAgtgttgaataattaattaatcactttattttaatattttaagatttttctagaagtagatatttaaaataattataagtgCCAGATATATATCGTGTGATTGAAGTTTGCTTGGAATCTTCACATAAACTTCTGCAATATACAAATGAtagaatttaaaaacataacaatttAGCTTCCTTCTTTTTAAACAGACGGTCCATCTTAAATTTATagacataataattttttttttttttgattatcgtgggtgtccgggccagcttgcgcgcacctcgactaatcccacgggccctgaagttaacgaccatgtaagcctccagtggtcatcatatgagcagccatagggtttgaacctgaaacctaagagggagcaaaccccttaattccaagcttttaccactaggccaccacctagatggttttcTAGACATAATAATTGATTACGTAAGAGGAGTACTTCATTCGATGGTATGACCATCTAGAGAAACAAATCTAATTAACCTTCCGAATAtccattaacattttttttaatcaagcaagaaagattaaaataatataattaatggaGATACTGGAATAAAAGTCATTATTAACTGATTATCATACAAAATTACATTTAGTCAATGACGCATAAGCTTAGAAGCATGCAAATTAATTTCTCCGGTGGCTATATAAAGACATCAAGCCTAGTACTATTGTTGAACACCAAACTCAAAGAAGAATAGAAGAAATAAACATAACAGTATGCAGGTTGTGAAACTTGTCTCCCATGTTTCTTTCTTGTTATTAATATTGCTGATGTTTCAGCCAGCAACAGCGCAAGCACCGGCTGGTCTGGCAAAACCTAATTGTTCGGACCGCTGTGGAAATATTAGCATTCCATACCCGTTCGGGATTGGAAAGGATTGCTACATGGCGGAATCTTTTGACGTTGAATGCAATGAAACTTCCAATCCTCCTACAGCTTTTTTACGCAGCATCAAAATGGAGTTGGTGAATATTACATTAGGAGGTGCAGTTGTCAACGGTCCAGTGATATCCGTTGATTCTTCGGGCCGGCAAGAAGGTGTACCTGTGAATTTGGAAGGAACTCCTTTCCTCTTTTCCTTTATTACCAATTATTTCATTGCAGTGGGTTGCAATACTCGTGCCGCTCTGTGGACAAAAAAGGGCACGGACGAACATGTTGGATGCGACTCAATTTGCTCCAACGGTAGTTCCATTAGTAATATTCGGTTTGGAAATGGTTCATGCTCTGGTGAGGACTGTTGTCAAGATATGTACTGGCCTTCCTTACTTCAGGTTTTCAATTCAACTGTCGTGTCAAAAGAGGGTAAACAAGGAAGTGACGGGCGTAAACTGGCCTTCCTAGCAGACACGAATTGGTTTTATAACAATATAAGGAGTCCCCAGGAAATCAACAAATTGCTAAATAACAATAGTACTGTTCCTATGTCGCTTGGTTGGATACTAAATAACAATAGTTTGATATACAACAAAGATACCATGGATAATTGCTACGTAACGCGAATAAATAGTACGGCAAATATGACAGCCGGAAGTTGTTCTTGCTCAGAAGGTTATGAGGGCAACCCTTACCTTCAATGCAGAGGTAATTTTTCcccaacaaaaatatattatccttttttcaattattatagtTGCTGTTAATTATTGctgttatgatttatttttcttgtgattgGACATAATTGTACTTGTTATGaaccaaagttattaaatatgaCTAGAATCAACACtcttgaattaataattttttaaaaataaatgttaaaattatgttattttgaattataattttaaaaaacttaacaagTTTTTaccaaatcataaataaatttaaatttttaattaaatcacacGGAGTTAATATATTAcatctattatatttttaagttatcaACAAGTCCTTAATATATCATATTGTTAGaatgttttcatttaaattatataaatattttgttagaGCCAGAATACTTTAATCACTAAAGAAACTCTTTTGAATGAGGATAATGAAActtgttttattcaataataagaATGGTGTATATATCAAGCctttacaacaaaaaattatacaacCTAAGTTTAACACTCCTACAACCGTGGTTTAGTGAGCTAGTGAGCAGAGAATAAATCAAACCTAATCTCTTAATCCTAAAGactataatattattaactAACTCAGATCCAATAATTCCTTTCTTAAACTCCCTTGCATTCAGAAAGTAGTTTACCCACTTAATACCATACATACACCTAGCAAACTTCTCAGCTTCTCAAATGCATTCATCTTCAATGCTTTTGTCATGATGTCATGATGTCAACAATTTAGTCTCGTGAATTACACCTTCTTTACAAAGCTCACGCAGGAAGTGAAACCTGacatttatattcttatttctgCCATGCATAATTGAATTATTTGCTAATTTAATCGTAGACATGCTATCACAGTGTATAACAAGAGATGTATCTTATTTGTAATCTAACTTTTCAAGCACTATTCTCATCCACATTGCCTGATAAGCACAATAAGCTATAGATATAAACTCTATCTTAGTTGCTGAAAGGAAGATCACTGGTTGTTTCTTTGAACTCCAAACAACTGCTTCCCCATTAAGCATAAAAACATATCCAGAAATGCTCCTATGATCATCTTGATCACTGACATAGTCACTAAGTTCAAACGCATCCTTTGGAAGGCTAATGCCTTGCTCTTCCTGAACCTCTCTCCTAAACATATCCTTATTTttgctttcttattttattagatgTTGATGAATGCAAGACCCCAGAGAAAAATACGTGCCGAGGGATGCTCAAATGCGTGAATACACGAGGAGGGTTCAGATGCgcgataaataaaatttatataattatcataGGTACGCATGTTTCTGATTTATTCCTTTCGACATGTTTAATGCCTGTCACTAATGTTCATTTTCAGCCTTATAGTTTTTATGAAATGTTATATTGGTCCTCGTAGGATACGTATTCATTTTCCTTGTCTATTGGACAAGTTTAATGGCTTGATATAAACAGAGAAATGCTACTATTCAGCAGTCATATATGTGAGCACAGAGATCaacatattaattaagatttatgcTTTGCTGTAAATAATGCAGTTGTAGGATCAGTCATCTTTATATTGGTACTGCTGTTTGGCCTTTGGAGGCTATATAAACTTGTAAAGAAGAGGCAGAACAAGAAACTCAAAAAGAAATTCTTCGAACGTAACGGTGGGCTATTGTTACAGCAACAATTATCCACTAGTGATGGTAGCgttcagaaaacaaaaatatacagTTCCAAGGAGTTGGAAGTAGCCACCGATGGTTTTAATGTGAACAGAATACTTGGAGAAGGTGGTCAAGGCACTGTTTACAAGGGAATGTTAACAGATGGAAGAATTATTGCTGTTAAAAAGTCCAAAGTCGTTGATGAAGAAAATCTCGAAGAATTTATTAACGAGGTCGTCATTCTCTCACAAATTAACCACAGAAATGTGGTTAAGTTGCTAGGTTGTTGCTTGGAGACAGAAGTTCCTATACTAGTATACGAATTCATTTCCAATGGAAATCTTTACAAGTATATCCATGTTCAGAACGATGACTTCTTGTTATCTTGGGAAATGCGATTACAGATTGCCATTGAGGTTGCGGGAGCCCTTTCTTATCTACACTCGGCAGCATCGATTCCGATTTATCACCGTGATATCAAGTCTACAAACATACTCCTAGATGAGAAATATAAAGCCACAATATCAGAttttggatcttcaagatccattGCTATCGATCAAACTCACTTGACCACTCATGTGCAGGGTACTTTTGGCTACTTGGATCCAGAGTACTTCCAGTCTAGTCAATTTACAGAAAAAAGTGATGTTTATAGCTTTGGAGTGGTTCTGGTTGAGCTTTTAAGCGGACAAAAACCGATATTTTCCGCTAGCCCAACAGAAAGTAGAAGTTTAGCCACGCATTTTATCATGTTGATGGAAGATAACAGGTTGTTTGATATTCTTGATGCTAGAGTCAAAGAGCATTGCCATAATGAAGAAGTTGTTGCTGTCGGAAATCTTGCAAGAAAATGCTTGAATTTGAATGGGAAAAATCGGCCAACAATGAAAGAAGTAACCACAGAGTTGGAGAGGATAATTCAAAAGGGATCAAATGTTCAACAAGAC is part of the Populus nigra chromosome 8, ddPopNigr1.1, whole genome shotgun sequence genome and harbors:
- the LOC133701483 gene encoding wall-associated receptor kinase-like 17; the protein is MQVVKLVSHVSFLLLILLMFQPATAQAPAGLAKPNCSDRCGNISIPYPFGIGKDCYMAESFDVECNETSNPPTAFLRSIKMELVNITLGGAVVNGPVISVDSSGRQEGVPVNLEGTPFLFSFITNYFIAVGCNTRAALWTKKGTDEHVGCDSICSNGSSISNIRFGNGSCSGEDCCQDMYWPSLLQVFNSTVVSKEGKQGSDGRKLAFLADTNWFYNNIRSPQEINKLLNNNSTVPMSLGWILNNNSLIYNKDTMDNCYVTRINSTANMTAGSCSCSEGYEGNPYLQCRDVDECKTPEKNTCRGMLKCVNTRGGFRCAINKIYIIIIVVGSVIFILVLLFGLWRLYKLVKKRQNKKLKKKFFERNGGLLLQQQLSTSDGSVQKTKIYSSKELEVATDGFNVNRILGEGGQGTVYKGMLTDGRIIAVKKSKVVDEENLEEFINEVVILSQINHRNVVKLLGCCLETEVPILVYEFISNGNLYKYIHVQNDDFLLSWEMRLQIAIEVAGALSYLHSAASIPIYHRDIKSTNILLDEKYKATISDFGSSRSIAIDQTHLTTHVQGTFGYLDPEYFQSSQFTEKSDVYSFGVVLVELLSGQKPIFSASPTESRSLATHFIMLMEDNRLFDILDARVKEHCHNEEVVAVGNLARKCLNLNGKNRPTMKEVTTELERIIQKGSNVQQDSQENENIMADLSMQYMGCISDINNDL